Proteins encoded in a region of the Melioribacteraceae bacterium genome:
- the ggt gene encoding gamma-glutamyltransferase, with translation MRISISSKILITTLLFFISSYLLLAEGKPAVSKNGMVVTASPPATDVGAMILNRGGNAIDAAVAAGFAMAVTYPTAGNIGGGGFMVIHTAGGKSTTLDFRETAPLAAFETMYLDSAGNYDPKNSQLGWRSAGVPGTVHGFITALEKYGTMTLAEVIQPAIDLAEKGFVLTKDMAESINYYHDEYLNYEPSAKIFTKEGNKYSEGDLFVQKDLAKTLNYIKENGIEGFYKKEIAAKFIEESDKYGGIFTLKDFEIYRTIEREPVAGTYRGHKIISMGPPSSGGVCLIQSLNTLENFSLDSLTFQSGRYYHLLTETLKRVYADRSVHLGDPDFYPVPVEFLTSKKYGANIANSILENALPSELIAPSKLKYHESEETTHYSVADKYGNAVSTTYTLNSAYGNRMVVDGLGFLLNNEMDDFSSKPGAPNQYGLIGSYANSIQPRKRMLSSMTPTIVLKEGKPFMVIGSPGGSTIITQVLQVIINVIDFKMNIYEAIESPRIHHQWLPDEIYYEKGSISEEVKEILTVKGHKFGTLKSLGRMEGIIIDADKNTFYGASDPRAFGKASGE, from the coding sequence ATGCGAATATCGATCTCTTCTAAAATCCTGATTACAACTCTACTATTCTTCATTTCATCTTATCTTCTTCTGGCGGAAGGTAAACCCGCTGTCTCAAAAAACGGAATGGTTGTTACCGCAAGTCCGCCGGCAACCGATGTAGGCGCAATGATATTAAACAGAGGCGGAAATGCGATCGACGCGGCAGTGGCCGCCGGTTTTGCTATGGCTGTTACTTACCCAACCGCGGGGAATATCGGCGGGGGCGGGTTTATGGTTATTCATACTGCCGGCGGGAAGAGTACAACATTGGATTTCCGGGAGACTGCTCCGCTTGCTGCTTTCGAAACGATGTACCTGGACAGTGCCGGCAATTACGATCCAAAGAATAGTCAGCTCGGCTGGAGATCTGCCGGTGTCCCCGGAACAGTCCACGGATTTATAACAGCGCTGGAAAAATACGGGACCATGACGCTTGCCGAGGTAATTCAACCTGCAATAGATCTGGCTGAAAAAGGTTTTGTTTTAACGAAGGATATGGCTGAGTCGATCAATTATTATCATGATGAATATCTAAATTATGAACCCTCCGCAAAGATATTTACAAAGGAGGGGAATAAATACTCAGAGGGTGATCTGTTTGTCCAAAAGGATTTAGCTAAAACACTTAACTATATAAAAGAAAACGGAATAGAAGGATTTTATAAAAAAGAAATTGCAGCTAAGTTCATTGAGGAATCAGATAAATACGGCGGAATCTTTACATTAAAGGATTTTGAAATATACAGAACAATTGAGCGTGAACCTGTTGCCGGAACTTACAGGGGACACAAAATCATTTCTATGGGCCCTCCATCATCCGGAGGAGTATGCCTTATTCAATCCTTGAATACTCTGGAAAACTTTAGTCTCGATTCACTGACTTTTCAAAGCGGCCGTTACTATCACCTGCTGACAGAAACACTGAAAAGAGTCTATGCCGACCGCTCAGTTCATTTAGGAGACCCGGATTTCTATCCGGTTCCTGTAGAATTCCTTACATCTAAAAAGTACGGAGCTAATATCGCTAATTCAATTTTGGAGAATGCTTTACCGTCCGAATTGATAGCTCCTTCTAAGTTAAAATACCATGAGAGTGAAGAGACAACCCATTATTCAGTTGCCGATAAATACGGAAATGCGGTCAGCACCACCTACACGCTGAACAGCGCATATGGAAACAGAATGGTTGTAGACGGACTCGGATTCCTTCTAAATAATGAGATGGATGATTTTAGCAGCAAACCCGGAGCACCTAATCAATACGGTCTTATTGGGAGCTATGCCAATTCGATACAGCCTCGTAAACGAATGTTAAGCTCTATGACGCCTACGATTGTACTGAAAGAAGGTAAGCCGTTTATGGTAATCGGTTCACCCGGCGGTTCTACAATTATTACGCAGGTTCTTCAGGTAATTATAAACGTAATCGATTTTAAAATGAATATTTACGAAGCTATCGAAAGTCCCCGTATTCATCATCAATGGCTTCCTGATGAAATCTATTATGAAAAGGGAAGTATTTCGGAAGAAGTTAAGGAGATATTGACTGTTAAAGGTCATAAATTTGGAACGTTGAAATCATTAGGCAGGATGGAGGGGATAATTATCGATGCTGATAAAAATACTTTTTACGGCGCCTCGGATCCGCGCGCATTTGGAAAAGCTTCGGGAGAGTAA
- a CDS encoding hemolysin family protein, which yields MDPDWIVRSALLVISLILSAFFSGSEVALFSLDKKKIRELKKSHRIVGSYIQVLLENPRRLLVTILLGNTIVNISASIIAVLIALDAAASLNISKEVALFLQIIILTAIILFIGEITPKLWANRFPVQFAKLVAIPLYWISIIFYPIAKIITDILRFVTSRIKSDKTKTALKETEISELAEFGAEKGTFEEGENEIIQSIVDFKNVTAREVMTPRVDIVAVSIDTGFEELMNVITDSGHSRIPLYDNNLDNIAGIIYAKDLLPYLRNPELRKTLSLRKIARDAMFVPETKLINDLLHDFQDKKMHLGIVVDEYGGTAGLISLEDVIEEIVGDIRDEYDREEKEIIKLSENSYMVLGKVSIFELNELLEQDLASENDDYDTVGGFIFNHAGIIPAQGFHFTYNNYKFTVKEVINKRINKVLVERISS from the coding sequence TTGGACCCGGACTGGATAGTTAGATCAGCGTTACTTGTAATTTCATTAATACTTTCAGCCTTCTTCTCGGGATCTGAGGTAGCCCTCTTTTCACTTGATAAAAAGAAGATTCGCGAACTTAAGAAATCCCACAGGATTGTTGGCAGCTATATTCAGGTTCTGCTCGAAAATCCAAGGCGTCTTCTTGTAACAATTCTCCTCGGCAATACAATCGTCAATATCTCTGCATCGATTATCGCAGTCCTGATTGCGCTCGATGCGGCTGCTTCTCTTAATATTTCGAAGGAAGTGGCTCTTTTTCTACAGATAATAATTTTAACCGCCATAATACTTTTTATTGGTGAAATTACACCCAAGTTATGGGCGAACCGTTTTCCGGTGCAATTCGCAAAATTAGTAGCAATCCCTCTTTACTGGATAAGTATAATTTTCTATCCGATAGCAAAAATCATAACAGACATCCTCCGTTTTGTTACTTCCAGAATTAAATCCGATAAGACTAAAACGGCTCTTAAGGAAACAGAAATTTCGGAGCTAGCTGAATTCGGTGCCGAGAAAGGGACGTTCGAAGAAGGGGAGAATGAAATTATTCAGAGTATTGTCGATTTTAAGAATGTAACAGCCCGCGAGGTTATGACTCCGAGAGTTGATATTGTTGCTGTTTCTATTGATACCGGTTTCGAGGAACTGATGAATGTTATAACGGATTCAGGGCATAGCCGTATTCCTCTGTACGATAATAACCTTGATAATATTGCAGGGATAATTTATGCTAAGGACCTTCTTCCTTATCTAAGAAACCCGGAACTTAGGAAGACTTTGTCATTACGGAAAATTGCGAGAGATGCAATGTTCGTACCTGAAACCAAATTGATTAACGACCTGCTTCACGATTTCCAGGATAAAAAAATGCACCTCGGGATAGTAGTTGACGAATACGGCGGCACTGCCGGTTTAATTTCCCTTGAAGATGTTATTGAAGAAATTGTCGGCGATATCCGTGACGAGTACGACCGTGAAGAGAAGGAAATTATTAAGCTTAGCGAAAACTCTTATATGGTTCTCGGAAAAGTATCAATATTTGAGTTGAACGAACTGCTTGAGCAGGATTTAGCTTCAGAAAACGACGACTACGATACTGTAGGCGGTTTTATCTTCAATCATGCGGGTATTATTCCGGCTCAAGGTTTTCATTTTACTTATAATAACTATAAATTTACCGTCAAAGAAGTAATCAACAAAAGAATCAACAAGGTTCTTGTAGAAAGAATTTCATCCTAG
- the ssb gene encoding single-stranded DNA-binding protein, translated as MAFSLNKVMLIGNLGNDAEHRFTTNNTSVSTFSIATSRGYKGRDGNWVNETTWHNVVAYSLPDFYKEALKKGKKFYVEGRISKRDYTDKDGVKKYISEIISEKLIPLEGRESNGEQASERSSYDIAAPSAPNEDDDLPF; from the coding sequence TTGGCATTCTCACTAAATAAAGTTATGCTTATAGGAAATCTGGGTAATGATGCCGAGCATCGTTTTACGACGAATAATACGTCTGTTTCAACATTCTCAATTGCAACCTCGCGCGGATATAAAGGCCGGGACGGCAATTGGGTGAATGAGACTACATGGCACAATGTAGTTGCCTACAGTCTTCCCGATTTTTACAAAGAAGCGCTTAAAAAAGGGAAAAAGTTTTATGTTGAGGGGAGAATTTCGAAAAGGGATTATACCGATAAGGACGGAGTAAAGAAGTATATTTCTGAAATTATCTCGGAAAAACTGATTCCGCTGGAAGGAAGGGAATCGAACGGTGAACAGGCATCCGAAAGAAGCTCGTACGATATCGCAGCTCCTTCTGCCCCGAATGAAGATGATGATCTTCCGTTCTAA
- a CDS encoding outer membrane protein transport protein codes for MKKLLQVLVVCSLVSTSLFAGGFQTGTQNARAMGMGSAFVGMVPDASAIYFNPAGLSNIKGFNLVMGTTLIMPTVDFTGPSPLTTTTSTVEKTFTPINFYAAYALDNGITIGLGVNNPYGLGSEYPETWIGKRLAVKTDLKTFYITPTIAYKVNDFLSIGAGISYIVSSVQFLQAADIPPIPLAPGVNLPAVSNVKINLEANGDPALAYNLGVLITPLDWISFGFNFRSEATLYFSGDLTFTGLPAKPTGFPIGHADLFPDGRGQSKLTMPWDMRFGVSVNPTKDITVNTDLMFVGWESYNQLEADFEKNTAVWGDLISPKRWNNTFGLKIGGEYRLGDLALRAGYVYDGSPIPTTYMDPSLPGSNRNEFTVGFGYQITKNIRFDAAYQYISFTEDVADSKIPFNGKYENSTNLFGFNLGFNL; via the coding sequence GTGAAGAAATTATTACAAGTACTTGTAGTATGTTCACTTGTTTCTACCAGTCTTTTTGCAGGAGGATTCCAGACCGGTACACAAAATGCCAGAGCAATGGGAATGGGAAGCGCATTCGTTGGAATGGTACCAGATGCTTCAGCTATCTACTTCAACCCTGCCGGTTTGTCAAATATCAAGGGTTTCAATTTAGTTATGGGTACTACCCTTATTATGCCGACTGTTGATTTTACCGGGCCATCTCCGTTAACTACTACAACATCCACTGTTGAAAAAACATTTACACCTATAAATTTTTACGCAGCATACGCACTTGATAACGGAATTACGATCGGATTAGGAGTAAATAATCCTTACGGATTAGGTTCGGAATATCCCGAAACCTGGATCGGCAAGAGACTTGCAGTAAAAACAGATTTAAAAACTTTCTATATCACACCCACAATCGCATACAAAGTAAATGATTTCCTCTCAATCGGCGCCGGAATTTCCTACATTGTTTCTTCAGTTCAGTTCCTTCAGGCAGCAGATATTCCGCCGATTCCGCTTGCACCGGGTGTAAATTTACCGGCTGTATCTAACGTAAAAATTAATCTTGAAGCAAACGGAGATCCTGCTCTTGCTTATAACTTAGGTGTTCTTATTACTCCGCTTGATTGGATTTCTTTCGGATTTAATTTCAGAAGTGAAGCTACATTATACTTCTCCGGCGACCTTACTTTTACAGGTCTACCGGCAAAGCCTACAGGTTTCCCGATCGGTCATGCTGACTTATTCCCTGATGGAAGAGGTCAATCTAAGCTTACAATGCCCTGGGATATGAGATTTGGAGTTTCTGTCAATCCGACAAAGGATATTACAGTTAATACAGACCTTATGTTTGTCGGTTGGGAAAGTTACAATCAATTAGAAGCAGATTTCGAAAAAAACACAGCTGTATGGGGCGACCTTATTTCGCCTAAGAGATGGAACAACACATTCGGCTTGAAAATAGGCGGCGAGTACCGTTTAGGCGACCTTGCACTGCGTGCCGGTTATGTTTACGACGGATCACCGATTCCTACAACTTATATGGATCCGTCATTACCGGGTTCAAACCGTAACGAATTTACAGTTGGTTTCGGATACCAGATTACAAAGAATATCAGATTCGACGCAGCTTATCAGTATATCTCATTTACTGAAGATGTTGCCGACTCAAAGATTCCGTTTAACGGAAAGTATGAGAATTCAACAAATCTGTTCGGATTTAATCTGGGATTCAATTTATAA
- a CDS encoding MlaD family protein: MKDQRKSEIRVGITVLLGLIIIIWVFGWAKNINVNAQRKELTVKFSSVAGLEIGDPVTINGVRKGFVDDMKIEKNNVLVKINIDSDIELKEDAKFHIMMLDLMGGKKVEVDPGASENDLNLSLIQNGLFLGDVASAMAVFGSVEKDLVDVIREVKITLSSLNTTLTDSQFNNDLKLSLANLTKLTENLNILISENRSEINSLLNSGIELTESLNKFIETNKDSLSSTISSLKNTLDDSRILISKVNKLIDETNSSRNNIGRLINDTTLVDDLKSSLTNLKELTRLLLEQLQKEGIKVDANIDLF, encoded by the coding sequence ATGAAGGATCAGCGGAAATCGGAAATTAGAGTTGGCATTACCGTTTTGCTCGGATTAATTATAATAATCTGGGTCTTCGGCTGGGCAAAAAACATAAACGTTAACGCGCAGAGAAAAGAGCTTACGGTTAAATTCAGTTCTGTCGCCGGACTGGAAATAGGCGATCCTGTTACGATTAATGGAGTACGCAAAGGATTTGTAGACGATATGAAGATTGAGAAGAATAATGTTCTGGTAAAAATAAATATTGATTCCGATATCGAGTTGAAAGAGGACGCAAAGTTTCACATTATGATGCTTGACCTGATGGGCGGAAAGAAAGTTGAAGTGGATCCCGGAGCTTCGGAAAATGATCTTAACCTTTCGTTAATACAAAACGGTCTATTCCTCGGGGATGTGGCCTCCGCAATGGCTGTATTCGGTTCGGTTGAAAAGGATCTAGTAGATGTTATAAGAGAAGTTAAAATCACTCTTTCCAGCCTTAATACAACTCTTACAGATTCACAATTCAACAACGACCTTAAACTATCCCTGGCTAACCTTACAAAACTAACCGAGAATCTGAATATTCTGATCTCTGAAAACCGGTCCGAAATAAATTCTCTCCTTAATTCCGGAATAGAACTGACAGAATCCCTGAATAAGTTTATAGAAACAAATAAGGATTCACTAAGCAGCACGATTTCATCACTTAAAAATACACTCGATGATTCCCGTATTCTTATTTCCAAAGTAAATAAATTAATCGATGAAACTAACAGCAGCCGGAATAATATAGGCCGACTGATAAACGATACTACACTGGTAGACGACTTAAAATCCTCCCTAACAAATCTGAAGGAGCTGACAAGGTTACTTCTCGAGCAGCTTCAAAAAGAGGGAATAAAGGTTGATGCGAATATCGATCTCTTCTAA
- a CDS encoding acetyl-CoA carboxylase biotin carboxylase subunit: protein MFKKILIANRGEIAVRVIKACRELNIKTVAIYSEADRNSLHVRVSDEAHLIGPPPANESYLNKEKIIALCKKTGVEAIHPGYGFLSENSQFIRMVEEAGITFIGPSSKSVEMMGEKTSARHLMKIHNVPIVPGTTEPLKSFEEGIRVAGEIGYPVMLKAAAGGGGKGMRKVFNDKEFEESFNRAQNESLKAFGKSEIYIEKLILNPKHIEVQIFGDKHGNYIHLFERECSVQRRHQKVIEEAPSIFVDDVTRSKITAAAVNAAKACGYYNAGTIEFLMDKEKNFYFLEMNTRLQVEHPVTEMITGIDLVKLQIKVAAGHKLEIDQDDLKINGHAIECRVYAEDVDNNFAPSTGKIIHHRLTSGPGTRIDRGIDLRSDVSIFYDPLLSKVTTWGRTREEAISRMNRALKEYQISGVITNIPAFNWVLKQKTFLDGTFDINFIENEFMPLVPDKWKDESSGEFEEVASIMAVLLKNKNTSVTTNKNDLPSSNKWTGQLYE from the coding sequence ATGTTTAAGAAAATCCTGATTGCTAACAGGGGAGAGATTGCGGTAAGAGTTATAAAAGCATGCCGCGAGCTGAATATTAAAACAGTCGCAATCTACTCCGAAGCCGATAGAAACTCGCTTCATGTAAGAGTTTCCGATGAAGCACACCTAATTGGTCCGCCGCCAGCAAATGAATCGTATCTGAACAAAGAAAAGATAATTGCACTTTGTAAAAAAACCGGCGTTGAAGCAATTCATCCGGGATACGGATTCCTATCAGAAAATTCTCAATTCATAAGAATGGTTGAAGAAGCAGGAATTACATTTATAGGACCTTCTTCAAAATCCGTTGAGATGATGGGTGAGAAGACATCTGCGCGCCATCTGATGAAAATCCACAATGTACCTATCGTTCCCGGTACAACTGAACCGCTTAAGAGCTTTGAAGAAGGGATAAGGGTTGCCGGTGAGATCGGTTATCCGGTAATGCTGAAAGCAGCAGCCGGCGGCGGCGGCAAAGGAATGAGAAAAGTATTTAACGATAAGGAATTTGAAGAGTCGTTTAACCGTGCGCAGAATGAATCACTTAAAGCTTTCGGCAAATCTGAAATCTACATCGAGAAATTAATCTTGAATCCAAAGCATATTGAGGTTCAGATATTTGGCGACAAGCACGGAAATTATATTCACCTTTTTGAGAGGGAATGTTCGGTTCAGAGAAGGCATCAGAAAGTAATTGAAGAAGCGCCGTCTATATTTGTTGATGATGTAACCCGCTCTAAAATAACAGCAGCGGCTGTTAATGCCGCAAAAGCGTGCGGTTATTACAACGCCGGAACCATTGAGTTCCTTATGGATAAGGAGAAGAATTTCTACTTTCTGGAAATGAATACGCGCCTTCAGGTCGAACATCCTGTAACAGAAATGATAACCGGTATCGACCTAGTAAAACTTCAGATTAAAGTAGCTGCCGGACATAAACTTGAGATTGATCAGGATGACCTGAAAATTAACGGGCACGCAATTGAATGCCGTGTTTATGCTGAGGATGTTGACAACAATTTTGCCCCTTCTACAGGCAAGATTATTCATCACCGTCTGACATCTGGACCCGGTACACGCATCGATCGAGGGATTGATTTACGGAGTGATGTTTCTATCTTTTACGACCCGTTACTATCCAAGGTTACCACATGGGGCAGGACAAGGGAGGAAGCAATCTCCAGAATGAACAGGGCTCTTAAGGAATATCAGATTAGCGGTGTAATTACAAATATACCTGCATTCAACTGGGTTCTTAAACAGAAGACATTTCTTGACGGTACATTCGATATTAATTTTATTGAAAATGAATTTATGCCTCTTGTTCCGGATAAATGGAAAGATGAATCATCGGGTGAATTCGAGGAAGTAGCTTCTATAATGGCTGTCCTATTAAAGAACAAAAACACATCTGTAACTACAAATAAGAACGACTTGCCCTCATCCAATAAATGGACCGGACAGCTTTATGAATGA
- the acpS gene encoding holo-ACP synthase: MVLGVGIDIIEIKRIKKSVDRFGERFLNKIYTALELEYCLTKKNKYQHLAARFAAKEAIYKALSCDSAEVYSWQEIEIFNEKNGLPKVKFYGSLKDYLNHGKDLKISMSHSENYVTSVAILYSLKK, from the coding sequence ATGGTACTCGGCGTTGGAATAGACATAATAGAGATCAAAAGAATTAAGAAGAGCGTTGACCGCTTCGGCGAACGCTTTTTGAATAAAATATACACTGCTCTTGAACTGGAGTACTGCCTTACCAAGAAAAATAAGTATCAGCACCTTGCTGCCCGTTTTGCGGCTAAAGAAGCAATCTACAAAGCCCTTTCATGCGATTCCGCCGAAGTCTACAGCTGGCAGGAGATAGAGATTTTTAACGAGAAGAACGGACTTCCAAAAGTAAAGTTTTACGGTTCACTTAAGGATTACCTGAATCATGGTAAAGACCTTAAGATATCTATGAGCCACTCAGAAAATTACGTTACCAGTGTTGCAATTCTGTATTCATTAAAAAAATAA
- a CDS encoding SPOR domain-containing protein: MELRSALLILLFSLIIGCTASTETTQENREPDFYVFDDVEKIDTVKSEPEAAEKVMSDSTAKAIVDTTVIPAEKEIVPAEVKYIIQLGAFSTRERAEQFIIENQSKISFLMNLTQKGPNKLYTVHLSPFKERVEAESVRNTIWKIPVFKDAFIVTEQ, translated from the coding sequence ATGGAATTAAGATCAGCACTTTTAATTCTACTGTTCAGTTTAATAATCGGGTGTACTGCATCAACTGAAACAACGCAGGAAAACAGGGAACCGGATTTTTATGTTTTTGATGATGTGGAAAAAATTGATACGGTTAAATCCGAACCTGAAGCTGCTGAAAAAGTTATGTCAGATTCTACTGCAAAGGCAATAGTTGATACGACTGTTATTCCTGCAGAAAAAGAAATAGTACCTGCTGAAGTTAAATATATCATTCAGCTGGGCGCCTTTTCCACAAGAGAGAGGGCTGAACAGTTTATAATCGAAAACCAGTCTAAGATCTCTTTCCTTATGAATCTTACACAAAAAGGTCCAAATAAACTTTACACGGTTCATCTTTCGCCGTTTAAGGAAAGGGTAGAGGCTGAAAGTGTAAGGAATACAATCTGGAAAATTCCCGTTTTCAAAGACGCATTCATTGTGACGGAACAATAG
- a CDS encoding PAS domain S-box protein yields the protein MENNSAAFRLAWDHCSDSIIVSSIGGEIISANKQASILFGLPEAELCLLGIKGIMDPSDNRMNIILEETKKEGKANGKLRFLRLNGKIFESAISSILFSGNSGNDSILFILRDTNELKSPEHETVKGSDLIEAVFSSLSDAIIVTDNKNNIIAYNDAFVRFSRLSRKEISNIPLDGFMKYFEVYDRENNLVSYEDSPAKRALSGISGSEEEFTLRNKETGETWFAKFNYSPVRNRLGKIIGSVISGADISEKKKIENELFVSAEKFKSIFSQSPVPMELYDQNARLLEINQAALDLFGIVNRDEVSGFYLYDDPNLPGEARILLKTGQQVNYDFEYDFDIVQDKKIYKTIKTGRYYFNCLINPWFNSHGKISGYLVHLLDITDRKLIESKLSHSLNHLNFHIENTPLATIEFGSNYEIIKWSRRAEDMFGWKAEEVIGKRIGDFKWVYEEDVKKVDTLSQDMIENTKTSNININKNYRKDGSVITCEWYNSAYIDPNGKLNSVYSLVHDITEVKRIEEELRNNDLVVKRSQEMAKVGSWELDHADKKLTWSEETFRVLGVEAGKFTPSYDKFIELIHPDDRHSVDELFKKSLENKNIPYQIEHRIYKKDSGELRYLFEKCIHQYNEKGNLTKSIGFVQDITERKIFELQIKENADELKSLNSMKDRLFSIIAHDLKSPFQALLGYSQFLDDNYKELAEEEKLEFIRRISNISNGTLRLLNNLLDWSRLQSDTIKFKPEPANIIEEIAQFIDIQINIARSKGINLKLEIEEKLSILVDRDMFETIMRNLISNAIKYSYSGGSITLSAVEENEFVKISVMDSGVGIKEDNLKKLFSFNNHFTTKGTNEEKGTGLGLLICKEMIEKNGGSIKVESAEGKGTTFSFTLPQSKVV from the coding sequence GTGGAAAATAATTCAGCGGCATTTCGATTGGCATGGGATCACTGCTCGGATTCCATTATAGTATCTTCTATCGGGGGAGAAATTATTTCTGCAAATAAGCAGGCATCCATTTTATTCGGCCTGCCCGAAGCTGAATTATGTCTGTTAGGAATTAAGGGAATTATGGACCCCTCTGATAACCGTATGAATATAATTCTTGAGGAGACAAAGAAAGAGGGGAAGGCGAACGGCAAATTACGGTTTTTAAGGCTGAACGGTAAGATATTTGAATCGGCAATATCATCCATCCTTTTTTCAGGTAATTCAGGAAATGATTCTATCCTATTCATCCTGCGCGATACAAATGAATTAAAAAGTCCCGAACATGAAACGGTTAAAGGGAGTGACCTGATAGAAGCAGTATTCTCAAGCCTTTCAGATGCAATTATAGTTACAGATAATAAAAATAATATAATTGCATACAACGATGCTTTCGTTCGATTCAGCAGGTTGAGCAGAAAAGAGATATCGAATATCCCGCTAGACGGTTTCATGAAATATTTCGAAGTATATGATAGAGAGAACAATTTAGTTTCGTACGAAGATTCACCTGCCAAACGGGCATTGAGCGGCATATCGGGAAGCGAAGAAGAATTTACGCTCCGTAATAAGGAAACTGGCGAGACATGGTTTGCTAAATTCAATTATTCTCCGGTCAGGAACCGTCTCGGCAAAATAATCGGCTCAGTTATTTCAGGAGCGGATATTTCCGAAAAGAAAAAGATTGAAAATGAATTATTCGTCAGCGCGGAGAAATTCAAAAGCATTTTTTCTCAATCGCCTGTCCCAATGGAATTGTACGATCAGAACGCAAGACTTCTGGAGATTAATCAGGCTGCTCTGGATCTGTTCGGTATTGTCAACAGGGATGAAGTTTCAGGTTTCTATTTGTATGACGACCCGAATTTACCCGGGGAAGCACGCATCCTCTTAAAGACCGGTCAGCAGGTAAATTATGATTTTGAGTATGACTTCGATATTGTACAGGATAAAAAAATATATAAGACGATTAAAACGGGAAGGTATTACTTCAACTGCCTGATAAATCCATGGTTCAATTCTCACGGTAAGATAAGCGGTTACCTAGTTCATCTTCTCGATATAACAGATAGAAAATTGATCGAGTCGAAACTAAGTCATTCCTTAAATCATTTGAATTTTCACATAGAAAATACTCCACTTGCAACAATAGAATTCGGAAGCAATTACGAAATAATTAAATGGTCCAGACGCGCTGAAGATATGTTCGGCTGGAAAGCTGAGGAGGTTATCGGCAAAAGAATCGGCGATTTTAAATGGGTTTATGAAGAGGATGTTAAGAAAGTTGATACACTCTCGCAGGATATGATAGAGAATACAAAAACGAGTAATATTAATATCAACAAGAATTACCGAAAGGACGGATCTGTAATAACCTGTGAATGGTACAATTCCGCTTATATCGACCCGAATGGTAAATTGAATTCAGTTTATTCTCTGGTTCATGACATTACTGAAGTAAAGCGGATAGAGGAGGAACTGAGGAATAACGACCTTGTTGTAAAAAGATCGCAGGAGATGGCTAAGGTAGGGAGCTGGGAACTGGATCATGCCGATAAAAAACTTACCTGGTCCGAGGAGACTTTCAGGGTTCTTGGTGTAGAAGCCGGTAAGTTCACTCCCAGCTACGATAAATTTATTGAGTTGATCCATCCGGATGACAGGCATTCCGTTGACGAGCTATTTAAAAAATCATTGGAAAATAAAAACATCCCTTATCAGATTGAGCATAGAATATACAAGAAAGATTCCGGTGAGCTCCGATACTTATTTGAAAAGTGCATTCACCAGTATAATGAAAAAGGAAATCTTACAAAGTCGATCGGTTTTGTGCAGGATATTACAGAAAGGAAAATATTCGAACTCCAGATAAAAGAGAATGCCGATGAATTAAAGTCCCTTAACAGTATGAAAGACAGACTGTTTTCGATAATCGCACACGACCTTAAAAGCCCATTTCAGGCACTGCTAGGCTACTCGCAATTCTTAGATGATAATTATAAAGAGTTGGCTGAGGAAGAAAAACTTGAATTCATAAGACGGATATCGAACATATCTAATGGTACATTGAGATTGTTGAATAATCTGCTTGACTGGTCGAGGCTGCAGTCCGACACTATAAAATTCAAACCGGAACCGGCTAATATAATTGAAGAGATCGCACAGTTTATCGATATTCAAATAAACATTGCCCGTTCAAAGGGAATAAATCTAAAACTTGAGATTGAAGAGAAACTTAGTATTCTTGTTGACAGGGATATGTTTGAAACCATAATGAGAAATTTAATTTCTAATGCAATTAAGTACAGTTATTCGGGCGGATCTATCACACTTTCTGCCGTTGAAGAAAATGAATTTGTTAAAATATCTGTAATGGATAGCGGTGTTGGAATCAAAGAGGATAACCTAAAGAAACTATTCAGCTTTAATAATCATTTCACAACTAAAGGAACAAATGAAGAGAAAGGAACCGGATTAGGATTGCTGATCTGCAAAGAAATGATTGAAAAAAACGGCGGGTCAATTAAGGTTGAAAGTGCAGAGGGGAAGGGAACTACATTTTCATTTACTTTGCCGCAATCAAAGGTTGTTTAA